The genomic segment GCTGATGGCCATGGGTGGTGGGCCCTCAGGCCACATCTCCTATGAGCTGTTTGCAGACAAATTTCCAAAGACAGCAGAAAACTTTTGTGCTCTGAGCACCGGGGAGAAAGGATTTGGTTGTAAAGCttcctggtttttgtttgtttgttttgttttgtttttaaatgttaagccttcttttaatttacttatttttatttttgctgtgttgggtcttcgtttctgtgcaagggctttctctacttgtggcaaaggggggccactcttcatcgcggtgcgcgggcctctcactgtcgtggcctcttgttgcagagcacaggctccagacgcgcaggctcagtagttgtggctcacgggactcgttgctccgcggcatgtgggatcttcccagaccaagggctcgagcctgtgtcccctgcattagcaggcagattctcaaccattgcgccaccagggaagcccaagcttccTGTTTTCACAGAATTATTCTGGGATTTATGTGCCAGGGTGATGACTTCACACGCCATAATGGCACAGGTGGCAAGTCCATCTCTGGGGAGAAATTTGATGAGACTTTCATCCTGAGTCATACCAGTCCTGGCACCTTGTCCACGGCAAGTGCTGGATCCAACACAAACGATTACCAGGTTTTCATCTGCACTGCCAAGACTGAGCAGCTGGATGGCAAGCATGCGGTCTTTGGCAAGGTGAGAGAGGACATGAATATTTTGGGAGTCATAGAGTACTTGCAGCCCAAGAATGGCAAAGACCAGCAAGAATATCGCCGTTGCTGACTGTGGACAAATCTAATAAATTTgacttgtaggaaaaaaaaaaaatcttccagttGTACAAGAATATTTACAGGACTCTTCTGAGGATTAAAATAATTAACCCATGTAAAAAAGAACTTAGTGTAGCAGTCAGCACAGAGCAAATACTCAGTATATATTAGTGGTTAATGTTGTAATTATTGAATATTATTAATGGGAGCCACATTCTAGAACCACATGATGTTAGTAATATTCTAGAAATCTTAATCCTTCTGTAGGAATGGGGGAAACTGGAACTTGAAGACAAGTTAGGGGATTATTGAAATAATCTTGGcctatagttaaaaaaatttttttgattataacaatgagaatggaaagaaataactCTGAGAAatgagtttaagaaaaaaaattatagaattcaCAAAGTAATTGCAGTTGAGGGGCACAGAAAATGGAGGCATTAACAAATAACTTCAGTGTTTTAAACTCTTCAGCTCAAGAAATGTAGATTCCATTGGAAAAAATACAGACAATGGGAGAAAATCGAATTGAAGGGAATGAAATGATACTGGATTTGAGGAGGAGGAGATAATTGGAAATCCATGGAAAATATCTAATCTGATTGAAGAGATAAAGGATTGGAGTTTAGTTAAATGAATAAGACAGcaagtatacatttaaaaaattatccgaATAAAAGTAATTAAAGTAGTAAAAATCGATAAACTTACTTCTTTAAAAGAATTATGTCATGGGGCAAAACCAAGATTTGACACATTGGGAACATCCAGAGTTAAATgatggaagaaagaagaagagccAATGAAGGAAAAATGTTCTCAGAGGCAAGAGGAAGACAGGGTAGAGCCCTGCTATGAGCAAGATATGCTATGTACTCTGAGAGGCAATATTAGGCATGAGAGCAGGCCACTATATAGACTACTCTTAGTAACGTGATGATGAATGGCCATCTGAGGAATGAGAAGAGAGCTGATACAAGAAGACCTTCTCAGTAAAAAGTAAAGAATGAGGCAAGGTCATTTGCTGAGAATGACGGAAGAAGATGGAGTTAGTTCTTAGTTGGGACCTTGGAAGAAAAGATATGAAATTCTTGAATTGGGTAATCTGAGGAGACTTCATAGAGTTGTGAGCAAGGATTAGGAAGAAAAAGGGATGGTGCGTTACCCCAGGGCTAGTGGTTGGGAAAACTATTACCATCCCTGGgcctggagaagagagaggagagagcagtTACTGGGACCCAGAGAAAGCTGTTTGGAGAGGACCACTTGGCAGGAGCTGTGGCCTTTAGGTAAAGGGACATAGCCAACCTGCAGGAACTGGTAAGGAGGGATCTGGGGGAATAAGTGGTCTGACCTCACTCTCCTTTTGCCCTCTAGATTTCAGGTAAAGCCATTAGCTGAACCAAGCTGGAAGCTAGAGGGCCAGGGAGCCAGATTGTTACAATCTCATGGATCCTACAGCACAGAGCAGGATAGATACCGTGGGAAATGGATCCAGCATGACTGCTTAAAAAGAGCGGGAAAGGTTTGGCAGTGTCACTGTCGGAACAGGGACGGGGAGCCAAGGGATGAAAAAGACCTGCCAAGCTTTCTAGAAGATCTAGTTGATGCTAGTcagtactttaaaataaaggcactacagaagaaattaacaaaacactgtaaatcaaaaatatttcttttaattttaaaataaaataaagttacttttaTCTTATTACAAGGATCATATGtagtcattgtagaaaatttcagAAGTgttaaaatcaaaaaagaaaatgaaaactacccCCAATCCTACTCTCTAATGGTAATCACTTCTAAAATTTTTGAATATActcccattcttttttatatgcacacacacaaaatttttttaaaaaacaaaatgagattaaattttgtttttacattacATTCAGGGGTGTACACCCTGAAATCATCTAAAGTTCTTTGGAAATACTAAGCAACAGAAACCAAATCAGATCAACTtaagtattaattaattaattaaatatttattgactgcctaCAATGTATAAGGAATTTCATAGCAGGTAAAAAAacagattagggcttccctggtggcgcagtggttgagagtccgcctgccgatgcaggggacatgggttcatgccccggtccgggaagatcccacatgccgcggagaggctgggcctgcgcgtccggagcctgtgctccgcaatgggagaggccacaacagtgagaggcccgcgtaccgcaaaaaaaaaaaaagaagtaaaaacacaGATTAAGTTTGTGATTTCATGGAATTTACACTCtagtggagagagacagacaataagcaaataaacaaactatGCATAATATTTTAGGGGGTCATAAATGCTGTAAAAATATTAACCTGGTAAAGGGATAGAAGCTGATACAGTTGTCCAGGTGAGAAACAGCGGCTTGGACTAGGAAGGTAATAAGGGAAATAGAGAGTGAGAGTTGGATTCTGGATGTATTTCAAGGCAGAGCTGACAGATTTGCTGATGAGGGCACACAGGGATTCTGATTGCCCCTTCAGATCCACCCTCTACTCCTTCCCGGGGACTGGAAATCTGACCTCCGCAGACCACACATCTGGAATCTCCTGTCCTGCTTTGGTTGGGTTCAGGCAGTGAAATGAAGTGAAAGGAAAttggagggcaggaggagaaCAAGACAGAAATATTTATTCTCCTGGCGCCTGCCCTGCCAGGCTACAGTTTGGCAGCCACCTTTTATGACCACAGCTCTTGCTGGTTCTGGTAAGCCCTTCTCACCCCTGCCTCCTTCCAGCCTTGGGTAGTAATGGCTTCTCACCGTGACTCCCCCATGGCTGCTTCACCATTTCTTATTAGCCTCCCTTAACCTGACCACACATTTGTAAATAATCCATTGAATTTTTCTCAGATACCGCTTTTAGTGTGCTATCTGTATCCTGCCAGGACATTGAGTGACACAggatgtggaaagaaaaaaaaaagagtcaaagatGACTCCAAAGTTTCTGGTCTGAGCAACTGGAAGAACAGGGCTGCTATTTACCGAATTATGGGAAAAATCAATAGTGTAAAATGAATTCATTAGAAGGATAGGGGTTAGTTCACAGAGTGGAATAAAAGGCAGAAATGTAAAGCAGCAAGTTGAAGTTCCTGGCCTGCTGAGAGCTCAGGATGGAAGTTGGCAGTGATTGGTTAGAGCTCCTAAAGGGATAATGGGCTCAAAGCCCTCCATTGAAGGGAAAGGGCCAGAGGTCAGCTCTTACTGCTTGAAGGTGGAAATAAAACTATTGTTGACTGCTTGCCTGGGCTACATTTAGCATGCTTGAGGCCTCAAGGAAACCAGAGACTGCTAAACATCCTTCAATGCACAAGACAACTCTTTCACAAAGAACTACTCAGCCCAAAACATCAATAGTGCTGAAGCTGAGAAACCCGTCTCTGTACGGAGGCTGCCTCGAGCTTCAGTTTCTATGTCTTAGAAGACAAATCAGATTACTCTAGATCCAGGGCCTCAAACTCCACTGGAAACCAATTTTAAAAGCGACAGTGACAAATATATGGATACTGTCCAAATAGGCTCTGCAAGCAGAGGTACTACCTTTGGAAATTTTTGTTTGAAAGCCTAGAGTGGAACTTGACAACACTATGGCAAAGTGCAACTGTGCAAACAGACACAGCCCCACTCAGTGTAGCGCAGGCTTATTCATGGTTTAAATAGAGCACTCTGTATGTGCTCAAGTTTGCAGCTGAAATTAATAAGGTTGTAAATCACATTACAGCTTTAAAACTCATGCAGGAACCTTTCCAGGCAGCAGAGACCTATGGTATTGTCTAATGACAGGTTCTGAAGCAGGCCTGCAACAGGGCTGCATTCATTGGGCACAATATGCTTTTTGTGTTCCAAGGATTCTCCTGGGACACCCTGACTTACCTGGAGTAGGTAGACAGTTTCAGTGGAGAAAGCAGCCTAGGCTCCGAACTCGCTTTTGTCCTTAGCACAAAGGCAGGACTGAGAACCGGGGTCTGGCCCAGGACCAGGGAGGCGGAGAGCAGATTAAGAAGGTGAACTTTGCAAATGAGCCACAGAGCCTCAGGGCTTGGATGGCTCAGTTGTCTCCTAATGTTCTGGCAGAGAGACACGTTTTTtataaagaatgattttttttccatttggaggTAGAAAGTTTTCtgtctaaaataaataagaaagctcCGTTCTAGAGAACTCTGTATCCTTAGCTGCCCTACGCCCCACCACCTTCTTAGAATCTGATTTCTGATTCCCAACTGATAGCTCTGCCCTTTATTTTCGAGGGCCAGGAAGGAACCAGTCTTCGGGGTAGAAATGATGCAGCTATGTCCCAAGAATTTGAGCTCTAATTATCAGAAAAGTGTGATAATTCTGTAGTTTACCCCATCTCATTTTGCTACCTCTGAAAGTCCCCTAAATTTACTTAACAGTAATGTATCTCCCTAAAGCTATAAAgttaggctattttttttttcttaacacgagaatgttttaattgaaaatatgaatTCTACAGAGATCGTGCTTGAGTACTACAGTTTAGGCGGTCAAATTAGTTCTGCAATTTAATTCAGTAAACTCCATTAACTGTTATTTTTCTATCagttataatataataataaatatgtaggTGATCTCTTCAGATATATATGTTTTGAACTTTACGCGTAttaaaaatcagtcaatgtgataagaCCATTAATTCACTCACAAAAGTGTTCTTAACTCATGAGATTAACCAAAGTTTATTTATACTGTTAGTAAATTGCTCTGTGTGTTGTATGCATTATACAGGTACATAACCACTTTGTGAAACACTTATTTCATAAAATACAATCATCATAGTAATATttggagtaattttttttaattagtctcattttttaaaagttacatttagCATTCATATGTTTAATTCTTATTTTGATGTGGAAAAATGACATCCTTGGGGCATTTTCTCCTCCAAATAATGTAAATATCCTGTGAAATATTATGATATTCATTATTATCTTTTTCAGCTtttgattttccttctcttcattgGCTTATTCTTTCTGGTTATAAAAcagctaaataaaaatataagcttaTGATGAATTCCCATTAAACCTTGTATACAaaatttgtattctttctttcACACAGCAATAATAATTGAAATTCCTAGtaaatgcacacacaaaaatatatcattaaaatcttatttaattcACTACAGTAGtcatttcattcatctcaaaacATGGTCTTCAGACTGCCTGAGGATGCAGGTGCTAACATGCATCCTCACCTCAGAAATTTTGAGGATCTCacctcagaaattctgatttagtaAGTCAGGAGTGGACCCAggaatctgttttctgttttttgtctcTCAGTGTA from the Lagenorhynchus albirostris chromosome 4, mLagAlb1.1, whole genome shotgun sequence genome contains:
- the LOC132519278 gene encoding peptidyl-prolyl cis-trans isomerase A-like — protein: MAMGGGPSGHISYELFADKFPKTAENFCALSTGEKGFGSQASCFHRIILGFMCQGDDFTRHNGTGGKSISGEKFDETFILSHTSPGTLSTASAGSNTNDYQVFICTAKTEQLDGKHAVFGKVREDMNILGVIEYLQPKNGKDQQEYRRC